Part of the Diabrotica virgifera virgifera chromosome 6, PGI_DIABVI_V3a genome, taaaaattacagacgATCCACTAGTAGTTGTGGTAAAATGGGTACATTGGTACATGTTTTACTTGaatgtccaataaatattgtaaacattaataatctatataaaaacttaattcactacaagataaaccttccaatagacctaaattgtattattttttcaggaaataataatatactttatgtacttcatcaacacatcataaactgtaaactaaaattgtaaaattactaaccaattttgtaagcaattctgcaaaacaaactaaatgtaaagcattaaaggaaaaaaaaaggtgaatacaaaaaaaataaaaaaaaaataataaaaaatataaaccaattaaaaaaaacaaaaaaaaaacaaaaaaaaacaaaaaaaaacaaaaaaaacaaaaacaaaaacaaaaaaaaagaaaacaaaaaaaaataaaaacatacacaCAAAGAGGGCTAAAACCTCCGCGGCGTTGAACCAGGTTGATGCTCTAGCgcggaagaaaaaaaaaattaaacaccttacactttactaatgctacatattactaacaaaacaaatgaatacatcatgctcaagtttgatactatgaaacaatttacacaaattaattatacaatctaacatagtctggctaattggttctcaccaaagccataaattccacagaaaaaaaaactgttatatagtttctgattgatctgtagtggtttcctgtatttatgttctgatcaatatacctttctttcatTCTTTCTTAAGCTCTTTGAATAAATCTGATTCAATATCTcttggcgtacaaagataattggttaatactccttgtgtcaccgcaTTTTTAGCCAAtacatctaccatttcatttccagtaattccacagtggcttttaacccatgctaacttaacagactttccttgttgctgaagttctttagttttatttatgatatataattcaatgtagttcacttttgatttaggatttatagcactaattttactttgagaacttttactgtcactataaattataaactttgaatgatttatattagataaatattttagtgcttccattatcgctattaattcagctgtgtatatactcataatagaataTAACGCTTCTATTATTTTGAAATAACAACAAATgaatatttggatctgctccccaacgtaagtgtgatacgaatcgaagaaggtttattcctctttctgttttattaactatatggtctatatgttctttccagagaagctgtctatccagagtaatacccaaatatttaacaaaactttgtacaggataggagatattgtttattaagatgtgattgggtatttcttttcgttttcttgtaaaaatcataatttggttttggaatcagatatatttagtgCATGTAATTCACtcaatattttaatatgtttgtctccttcttcaatggctttgactgcattttctattttaatgttttcttgataaataactatatcatctgcaaattgtaaaatttttgttgagtttaaatttttttctatatcagaagtgtaaattaaatataacaaagggcttaatattcctccttgaggtaaaccacccatcgctagtcTTGGACCAAGTGTGatattatttaccgatatatcTTCTGATATATTACCGATATATTTTCtagtcatacaattttattattttttgacagaaacattctggcagacctatttgtatcattttgttatatagtatatttgAATTAACGTTGTCGTATACTGCTTCAACTTcaatttttcgtaaacgctaaatttataAGGGAGAACATAATATACCTAATAAGATTTATTAAATCACAGAGACTGTGATGGCTaggacacatagagagaaggagAAACGACCTACTGATAAAGAAGGTCACTGGATGTAAGCCAGAAACTaaaagaccaaggggaagacccagagagagatgggaggaccaggtcaggAGGGACATCGAAATCCTGAAAGTAAGAAACTGTAGAGAACTATGCACAAATCGAAATGAATGGAAGAAAATTATAAGGAAAGCAAAGTTATACAGCAAACTATGAGAATACACAAGAAGAAAGCGAATCAGAGAGCTTTAAGTATGAGCAGCATAAATTCCATCCAGAATGAAATGCCTTGATGATTATGATACTTTACGGAAGATTCAAAGGAACCGGGATGACGAAATGCTTGCTGCCGGTCACTTAGAACATATTCCTGTAAGAATTGTATTAAAAACTACTAGGTAATAcagtaataaaatattaatacaaCCTGTGGATTTGAGGCAGCAATCATTGTTTCTTCTTTATCATCCAGATTTGCTACAATTGTATTTAAAGTTTTAACAAATACACCTGTTCAAAATTTGTTGTATTTCTTAtcgactttttttttaaacatatcaAACTGTCACTTATTTTGACTTTCAAACGTCACTTTAAACCTCCCTCCTATGTTATTTTTATACAGAGTGGACATACATTTAAATACGATAATTTTTATTGTTGCTTGGTCCGTAGCCCCTTTTTACAGACGTccagaaaattgaaatttagcAATGAACCAAAAAAAATGAATCTGTTGATTTTTCTAGTGAGATTATTGGGTGTGAATttgtcttttgagtttactcctccttgtttaaaaacagagtaTAGTATATTTTAGGCCCTCTATTTGACATCTCGACAGTGTTGCCATATCTAAATCGACGGCAATATCCTGTTAAATATTAGCACATTTTAGTAAATTAAATTCTACGCCTATGGCACATCGGGTATTTTTAAAAGCCATCTAGCGGAAACCGGGCAGGTACATTTTTTCCTTTTTGTTATAAATGGCATTGTTTTTTGCGAATGAGTCATTTTTGCTGTCACCCTTGAACTTGCTGTTTTTGAATGGGATtccatttattagtaataaaataaagGAATTGTTTTTGTGAACGTTTTTTCTAAGCGAAATATCAGGTGCAGGTGTGTAATGGCCGATCCACGCATTCGAACCATCAAGATTAAAACTGGAGTTGTCAGAAGGTTAGCAAAAGAAAAGACTGTTTATGAACGTGAGGTAGAGGCACAAAAAGTTCGTATCGAGAAATACAAAGCTGATGGTAAGagtttttatgataaaattagagTTGCATATCAAAAGAATTGTAAACATAACCTCTCGCTTTTTTTTCTCTCCTTTGTTATACTTATACCAGCTTATACCCTCTCAgatgtcggatttgggtttagttatgctacatattcacccagTCACCCATCTCTTTCATTCTTTTCTGTCTTGTGTTATTATTTTCATGTGTCCATTTTTTCCTGGTCCGTCTTTTCCTTTTTTGTGATATTTCTTGTTTCTTTGTCTACTGGATTTCATTCTCatctagcgttaccaggtgtcccgatttgcgcgggacgtcccgattttcaggggtctggggacgcgtaccgatttgtacctgatcgggacactaaatgtcccgattttcacccacgaaaacctatttcaggaggacttgcagtaaattttataactatgttataaaaacgaggcactcctaaaagcggcaaaatcgaaaaaaatataattttaataaaaaattaataatttacttaatctatgattttttttgtaatttcgtctgaatattattattatgtaggattaaaaaatacagactatagaaacaccttgtagttcagtaaatgaacgggaaatacggcgataccgtgtaattttcaggatcaactccgaattgcatgaaaatttggacggcttgtgccgttggttgcttttactcgggggtgacagtcacccctagttgggggtgaaaaaccgctcgtttaaaataagtccggagatggataaattgactaattctaagcaattttaattctatagaattttaacttagttaatactttttgacttatttacgattgaaaatgtttctTTTCGACacaaaaatcacgttttcaggtgattttcaaaataactcaaaaagtatttaatcgacttctacatacgcacttcaccttctagatcataatcattctttcaatgaagagtttcaaattctacatattcaaaataaaggccttaagctatcacttttagaatcaatggaaattaataaattgaaaaatacagatataattctgaatgaccaactcgagacaaacagctccccactcctcaacctcttcagttaaagacttaaaaaggcaaacacattgtaaaatatatcacttgagaaaggcactttgccgaaacagctgtcgtaataacatagttgtaataaattttgtggaagtatagaaaaacaaacgtttttcagtgttttattgtgagataaaatgaacttccatcaagtaacggtcgaatccatcaattatgaaaaaaatattcttagcaaaaatgtagtataatatgaaaaaatgaaaaaaattgtgaactcgtaaagtctataggCCAAGCAAAaccaaagttgtagctcatgaaaaatcgttcttattcgtcaaattccaaatcaaatatttcaacctgaataaccaagaaatgaagcacttttcggggaagcccaattaaaaattttttaataaagctttatttttatgttttaaaaaagtttctaggatctaagcgagttatgctcaaaatcaagttgactcctttttttttggtaaaaaaatcgtgaaaatctccccctacttagcactccaaattaaattaatcgttaccgctttacaaacaatttactttacttatgtaatgttgttctgaagctatttccttgtggcatttttatgattaattatttatatgggaaataagccacaattaaaatgaaaaaaaatgaaaaaaaaaaaaattacttatgtatttttaacatggttgaaagggcctgaacgagtcactaatcacaagtctatgcaaaatatgaacagccatattttaattaaccaatttttgtcttacagaaaaacaaaatgaatctattaTAAAGCAAAAACTACCTACTTTTTAttccttgagatttttagtatccgtaatacttttcaagtaactttgaaaaaagggcattttccaatactttaggaattttttttttattataaaaccattttttttttcaaaactaagcactcccaacTGGTAAACCTttcagatcgtataaacaatacacaatactacccatataaagtaaatggtaaagcggtaacgattaattgtgtttacggtgctaaatagggggagattttcacgattttttttttatcaaaaaaggggccaactttattttgagcgtaactcacttagttttaatgctggagacttttatataaaccaaaattaaagatttttttaaatactttaaaaaattataatagggtttgtccgaaaattgcttaattttttggttttcaagttgaaaaattcgatttggaatttgacgaataagaacgtatttttgatgagctacaacttttttttgcttttttaaaagctacatttttgctaagaatatttttttcgataaaattactcgaaaagtactgacttagtttaaaaattatatagaacaaaagttttttagagttagtcagttgatctattttgggacttactttaaacgcgcaTTTTGTtagccccgagaaggggtaactatATCTGTCACCCCccagtaaaagcaaccaacggtactagtttaactttgaagtagacagtacCTAAGTAGAACCTTAAACCACATTTTCAATCAATTCGGAATTGACTCTgcaaattacactccaaaatggtcatttactgggctattgttgtttatttgtcccgatctacaaccctaaatcccgatttgtttttgcttatgtaccgattaaaaacaaatcggacctggcaacactattctcatcagatgtccatactAGTTTTATTGTCTCTTTATTATATTGTTCATTATTGGTTCATGTTTTGTTACCCCTGGTAATATCctggtttaaggaatagaaatttgaggtcccgaaacgtttttactagccactaatgatcggttattagaatacagtagaaccccgctaATCTGAACCaacagaaagtgaaaaaaattaaaaaattcaagacaaaaacttaaaaacatgttcaTTATATAGAATAAAACCAGAAGTTtgaacaatgtaggattaataggactttgacatttaaaatttcttaaaaataaataggtaCTTTATATGTAGTACTTGTAAAGTTTAAACgtaaacttactttggttctctcgtagtcaacttgtgTCCAAAAATCCACACTCTTGCAAGATCAAGACATCAAGATTTTGtcactcaaaatcaacgacaatgaaagctttgaatttAAGGGCTTGGTGCAATAACCGTCCACATGCACATTGcatagttttgagaaaaatgtgcATAAATATAGGTATCCACGTTATATAACCGTCCACGTTATTCTACATTGAATTTCTTACACACTACTATACGGCTTTGGCTCCAAACTGTGTGGAAGTATTTGGAAGGCAAGAAATGTCATAAACTTAATTTCAATAAAAGTGGTCTTTCACCGGTTACTGCACCAAACTCTTCAATtactagttaggctaactttcggataatccgaacttttcggaatccgaacaggttgtcccccaattagttcggattttcaGGGTTCTGCTGTATCTCTGTTAAAgaaatacttttgcttggcacaaaggctattccaataagcgggttcgactctATTGTGTGTATTTGGTTGGTGCTGTTTCCAGTATTTCTAATCAATATGTTCATGACTCTTATGAATAGTAGCGGgctaagactgtctccttgtttgTTACCTCCTTCCCAATTTAATTCTTTAGATCTTTCTCCTACCATCTGTATGTCCTTTTTTATTACTCTGTAAAtactttcaattatttttatcagaGACTTTCATTTTCTGCAAGCATTGGCATATACAGTGGACTCTCTGTATAACGAACACAGATATTATGAGGTTTCCCTTATAACGAGGTATACTAGTTGTCTCATGAAGTttctattgaactataacacctctataacgaggcatatttggttataatgAGGAAAAATTAAATCGAAGAATATGTCTCTTTTTTAGCgcagtaatggctataaataaataccccaactgcCTGTATATAGAAATGCCCACTGTGTTATTAttgaggccagtgctgtaataaacttcACTGCCTCTAATAAACTTATTTCTGTTTATCTATCAAACGATATTGAATATGGTAGGAAATTTACAatggcgaagtctcattgttcagaTCGACCATCGACACTTAATAAACTATGTAAGAGAcatcaaaacatttcaacattattgttgtctgatataacgagatttgcttataacgaggtaattagtcctccatttcagttctcgttatagagagagtctactgtaattTTTCTTTCTATATGGTCAAAAGCTGCTCTTAGATCTATGAATGCCAGAGTGAGCTTTTCCTCTGAGTCATTGGGTGCATTCGGACGACCACAGCAGCTGACTGTCAGCACAAATCGGCTGAGTTGTTGTATCCAGCaggtgatagggaaagcttagtaaatctctcagcagCCGACTTCCAGCGGTAACGTCTGACAGCTATTGCTtactcagctgtccagccgctgtggttgTCTGAACGCAACGAATACTTCTTTCTCTTATATTTCTATTGATGTAAATGTTATTGTTTGTCTTGTCTTTCTGGTCTAAATGCTGCTTGTTCTTCTTCCAGTTCTTTTTTCCTCTTGTCTTAGCCTGTTCTCTTCTATCTTCGTATATATTAAAACATATGGATGAcaaacatattgctctataatttttgCAGTTTAACCTCTTGGTAAAACAGTTGCCTTTAAATACATCATTTTGATTTTAGGAAAAGATGAATATGACCTTAGAAAGCAAGAAGAAGTTTTGAATGAAAGTTTGATGATGGTTCCTGATTGTCAAAGAAGACTAGCTGTAGCTTTTGAGGATTTAAAGAACATTTTGGAAACAGAAAAAGATTTACAAGAATCAGAAGATTACTTAGCTGCACAAAAAGTTTTGGAAGAGGCAAAAGCGCAATTGCCCAAATCAGCTGAAGTGCATATGTGTTAAAAGTTACAGATATCTATTTTTTTATGTATAGTTCTAGTTATTAAAGACTTAATTTTTTCataatgaattttttaaaatatcagaACATTTCTAACCGTAGTGTTAATATTGAAGTGCCTGTTACTACAGATCCAAGGACTAATATTTTACAGAGTCTCTATAATCAGTCGAATGATGAGTTGTGGATAGAATCGTGGCTACAGCAAAATAATGTATATCATCCCATtcccaaaattaaaattaataaaggtAAGTAATAAGGTTTTGGTGTGTTATACATTCACTGGCCCCAAAAACTGCCACCCCAAAAATGGGCtattttttatgtctcgtatctcctaaacctgttgtctgatttaaataattgtttcaatatgttatagccttattctttagcaagatctctgtaataatattgttgctagacggttaaattttcattgtatactgggtgtaccaatcaaactgggtatttttctcaattttcacaacaccctgtggcatattctagcctttatagaatattgaaattaaaacccaactatagccccatgttgtcttaacattctgtttttttattcattcgcttatgttggataataaaaaagttagggactttaacaactagccatgttctttatcaatacagggtgtttctaaataagtgcgacaaactttacgGGGTAATTCTGCGTGAAAAATTAATGACCCTTTGCTTTAAAAACTTAAGTCcccaaatgctttgtttccgagatatgggatgttgaatttttcttacaaactgacgatttatttattgcctaaATTGTCTAAAACccgttgagatatgcaaatgaaatttggtaggttttaagtgGTAAATATTGGCGGCTGACCTTGCCCGAAAATACACAGCGATAAATGGACAATATGACAAGGTCACGCGCCAGGTCTCGCTTGTCCGATtgtaagaattttatattcaccattggcgtgcatatgggtcATACTACCATGTCATATTACCCGCATGTATGTCAATggtgaatttaaaatttttagttgtcaAAAAacgcacaataactacctcttaaaacctaccaaatttcatttgcatatctcaaccggttttagagcaataaataaatcgtcagtttgtaagaaaaaattcaacatcccgtatctcggaaacgaagcatttgcggacataggtttatcaagcaaacagtcattattttttcatgcagaattaccccttaaagtttgtcgcacttatttagaaacaccctgtattgataaagaacatatCTAGTTGTtgaaagtccctaacttttttattatccaacttaagcgaatgaataaaaaaaaacagaatgttaagaaaacctggggctatagttgggttttaatttcaatattttataaagcctagaatattccacagggtgttgcgaaaattgagaaaaaacccagtttgattggtacacccggtatacaatgaaaatttacatgtctataaacaatattactacagcgatattgctaaagaataaggctataaaacaTTGAAACAATTATtcaaattggacaacaggtttaggagatacgagacatcaaaaatgacccattttttggggtgctcGTTTTTCGTGCTGATGAGTGTATATAACGACTAATATactaattatgtttatttatttattgatggAAGACCCCTACAAAATACACTATTTAAGAACACTAATGCAAATTAATTACTGGAATGAAATACGAAAATTACATGGAGAAGGTCTAAATGCCTCGTAAATTCCTTAACACCCCAATAAATCATGTGAAATGCAAAATTCATTTTCTCTTCTGCTAAGTCTAGCCAAAGGGCTATTGCATCCATAGTTTTTAGCATGAAATCTCATATGAAAAAATGACTATCTCTTGTGTGTAAATTTCCCACCCTCAGACCAAGTAATTCCAGAATATCAGAACAATACATAAGATTGTTCAAAACCTAATATAGAAATATGACATCAGTCTTGACCCTTAACAGTGGAGGAAGATGTAAGATATTGAGATTGTGACCTCACAATCTCAATTTCCAAGAACAAACCTTCAAAATCTTTCCTGCATAGCTTCTAAAGAATCAAAAAGGCACGGGTAATAAGATGAATAAGGCACCTTTCTATTTTGGGGTTGAGAGTGGACTGTACTTTTTAAAGGGTTGGAACAGCCACAGTGAGCAGAATTATTATCACTATTCTGTGTAGGTATCTGGTCATTTTTGTAGATTAAAATGCTGGCTaaatacactcgggtgcaaaaaaatcgatccactgaaaagttggtcatttttgatgtctcgaatttcctaaacctgttgtctaatttaagtgatttttttaccatgttatagccttattcattaacaatatcgctgtaataatattgttgctagacaggtaaactgtcattgtatactgggcgtacgtatcaaactgtttttttgtcaaagttcgcatcaccctgtggactatcctagcatttataaaatactgaaattaaatcccaactatagcctcaggttttattaacattatgtttttaaattcattcgcttatgttggataataaaaaagttaggtactttaacaactggccaagTTCGTCATCAgcacagggtgtttctaaataagtgcggcacactttaaggggtaattttacatgagaaaataatgacagtttgctttataattatatgtctgcaaatgcttcgtttccgagatacggtgtgttcaattgttttttacaaactgacgatttatttattgctttaaaactagttaagatatgcaaatcaaatttggtg contains:
- the LOC114333412 gene encoding tubulin-specific chaperone A-like; this encodes MADPRIRTIKIKTGVVRRLAKEKTVYEREVEAQKVRIEKYKADGKDEYDLRKQEEVLNESLMMVPDCQRRLAVAFEDLKNILETEKDLQESEDYLAAQKVLEEAKAQLPKSAEVHMC